One stretch of Pseudomonas sp. NC02 DNA includes these proteins:
- a CDS encoding MFS transporter produces METTSTEASAVSVRTSAPAQPGRKNNIAAVTIGNGLEFYDFTVYSFFATVIGKQFFPMEGSNQLLLAFATYGIGFFMRPLGSILLGQYADRVGRKAAMILTLWLMAIGSLIFVLAPTYGQIGIAAPLLIVFARLLQGFAIGGEVGASTTYLMEKADSHERGYFTSWQFFSQGLSVLLGAVVGLSVNYTLTEEQVMAWGWRLPFVIGLLVIPVGSYMRRHLQESDQVKHDVSHRLSWGEHKRALAAGILIAIGGTSGSYVILHYLSNFAVAQLHLPLSAGIWTGCAAGAVQVALAVASGRACDRWGRKRMIFWSRLALLLLIYPAFVLLQHSPTLPALVIVASTLAALLVCNTVPSLVLLAEIFPAQVRATGLSVTYALASIIFGGFAQFFCTLLISLTGNPSAPAFYLIVCGLVSLLGLALVKEPTQR; encoded by the coding sequence ATGGAAACTACTTCAACTGAAGCGTCCGCCGTGTCTGTGCGCACATCGGCACCGGCCCAGCCCGGCAGGAAAAACAACATCGCCGCCGTCACCATCGGCAATGGCCTGGAGTTCTACGACTTCACGGTCTACAGCTTTTTCGCCACGGTGATCGGCAAGCAGTTCTTTCCCATGGAAGGCTCAAACCAGCTGCTGCTGGCGTTCGCCACCTATGGCATCGGTTTTTTCATGCGCCCGTTGGGCAGCATTTTGCTCGGCCAGTATGCCGACCGGGTAGGGCGCAAGGCCGCGATGATATTGACCCTTTGGCTGATGGCCATCGGTTCGCTGATTTTTGTGCTGGCGCCCACTTATGGCCAGATAGGTATCGCCGCGCCCTTGCTGATCGTGTTTGCCCGACTGCTGCAAGGCTTCGCGATTGGCGGCGAGGTCGGCGCGTCGACGACTTACCTGATGGAAAAAGCCGACAGCCACGAACGAGGTTACTTCACCAGTTGGCAATTCTTCAGCCAAGGCCTGAGCGTGTTGCTCGGTGCAGTGGTGGGCCTGAGCGTGAACTACACCCTGACCGAGGAACAAGTCATGGCCTGGGGCTGGCGTCTGCCATTTGTGATCGGGCTGCTGGTGATCCCGGTGGGCTCGTATATGCGCCGGCACCTGCAGGAAAGTGACCAGGTGAAGCACGACGTCAGCCATCGCTTGAGCTGGGGCGAGCATAAACGTGCGTTGGCCGCCGGAATCCTGATCGCCATCGGCGGCACTTCGGGCTCCTATGTAATCCTGCATTACCTCTCGAATTTTGCCGTGGCGCAGTTACACCTGCCGCTGTCTGCCGGGATCTGGACCGGCTGCGCAGCGGGTGCCGTGCAAGTGGCGCTGGCGGTGGCTTCCGGCCGAGCCTGTGATCGCTGGGGGCGCAAGCGCATGATTTTCTGGTCGCGGCTGGCCTTGTTGCTGTTGATCTACCCGGCGTTCGTGCTGTTGCAGCACTCGCCTACTTTGCCCGCGCTGGTGATTGTAGCGAGTACCCTGGCGGCGTTGCTGGTGTGCAATACCGTGCCTTCGCTGGTGTTGCTTGCGGAAATTTTCCCCGCTCAGGTCCGGGCGACAGGCCTCTCGGTGACCTACGCCCTGGCCAGCATCATTTTCGGCGGCTTTGCGCAGTTCTTCTGCACGCTGCTGATCTCACTTACCGGCAACCCCAGCGCCCCGGCGTTCTACCTGATTGTGTGCGGGCTGGTTTCCCTGCTGGGCCTGGCGCTTGTCAAAGAACCCACTCAACGTTAA
- a CDS encoding MipA/OmpV family protein, producing MSPIEAKSPPVNALTSFVGTLCLASLSLLPGITLAAPESDKAFGWGLGLGAAVTNSPYRGHDNDSQLLPAVSYENRWISVMGPGIDFKIPSDSALSFRLQARYGLGEGYDASDSEDLDGMRDRDPGIWLGGKAIWQSPVAQFSAQWAGDASGNSDGQIIRLAVERRFTAGSFDFTPRLAAVHLDEDYVAYYYGVRAREATATRRAYTGDATVNIEAGVRVGYQLEANQHVYLDLSATRLGSEIEDSPIVDRSTLGSARLWYMYRF from the coding sequence ATGTCGCCCATCGAAGCTAAATCGCCGCCCGTGAACGCGTTGACCTCGTTTGTCGGGACACTGTGCCTGGCCAGCCTGTCGCTGCTGCCCGGCATCACCCTCGCGGCGCCAGAAAGCGACAAGGCATTTGGCTGGGGACTGGGCCTGGGGGCCGCCGTGACAAATTCCCCCTACCGCGGCCATGACAACGACAGCCAACTCTTGCCGGCGGTGTCCTATGAAAATCGCTGGATCAGCGTGATGGGCCCTGGTATCGACTTCAAGATTCCCAGCGACAGCGCGCTGTCCTTTCGTTTGCAGGCCCGGTACGGGCTGGGTGAAGGCTATGACGCCTCCGATTCCGAGGACCTGGACGGCATGCGTGACCGTGATCCCGGCATCTGGCTGGGGGGCAAGGCCATCTGGCAGAGCCCGGTCGCGCAGTTTTCCGCGCAATGGGCAGGCGATGCGTCAGGCAACAGTGACGGGCAAATCATCCGGCTGGCCGTCGAGCGACGCTTTACCGCGGGAAGCTTCGACTTCACCCCGCGCCTGGCAGCGGTGCACCTGGATGAAGATTACGTCGCTTACTACTACGGTGTACGCGCCCGCGAAGCCACGGCGACGCGTCGGGCCTACACCGGTGACGCCACCGTCAATATCGAGGCAGGGGTACGCGTTGGTTATCAGCTGGAGGCCAACCAGCACGTCTATCTGGACCTGAGCGCCACACGCCTGGGCAGTGAGATTGAAGACAGCCCGATCGTGGACCGATCCACCCTCGGTTCGGCACGGCTTTGGTACATGTACCGTTTTTGA
- a CDS encoding beta-glucosidase, with amino-acid sequence MTTSITRYGRVCPGFFRLSTLAAAVLCSTLAGPSMARETDEARVDALLKKMTLDDKFNLIRGMTEADATNQGQAGYLPGVPRLGVPALRMADGPPGILTRKASIIPTSTMGLAATFSKQDAFDNGTVIGEEAKRLGIDVALEPFINMFRDSGFRRGWNTYGEDPLLTGSMGAELIKGIQGQGVMAQAKHLVGYDMTGFDVSIPEQALHEVYLAPFQDAVDAGVASIMCSYNKLNGEFACGNEQLLEQVLRKQMGFKGFVTSDWGGVHSAQYIKRGMDMEMPGRIDEQHPFWDIMRSYYDDTEQQQPALHTSMGSMKKVFARPMPEEWMVGQRPNVLLGQFPNDEKPSNLFEALRDKTVREQDIDTAARRVLGQMERFGLLDKGSHQPQSTPMVAGLSAIVRRTSEHSAVLLKNQDNVLPLSKDDLTGIAMIGPGAVQPVALGVSAEHAIGMPQLQVGPATALKAIEPNAAISVTVANDMTGVVIPADRVSFDGKPGWVRVEEGQNQRDQQLQFTGANALAANTLPSWKTHLTIDQEGDYNLNLHMLGAGAVLKVDGKIIGESSSLKNALHGDVVHPGQDALMPTTDGLNNVRRMVKLSRGEHLIEVSTYNDTSGEPVQVRLAWVTPAMREANRAQALAAARSAKKVVFFAWARTDPQFGLPGDQDKLIEEIAAINPNLVVVLNTSSPVAMPWLDKVKGLVQMWWTGDEGGPATANILTGRSNPAGRLPFTWARSLQDYPATDPKYPERGQQLDGVVSYTEGVNIGYRWFESQHKAPLFPFGYGLSYSRFDYSALQTYRLGNGDLKVDFKLTNSGGVAGDEVPQLYLSAPQHKVEGAEFAPQTLVGFDRVSLKAGETRAVSITVPLRKLQYWAVKTQSWELPRGQRTLKLASASDNVRASHVVSF; translated from the coding sequence ATGACTACCTCAATAACGCGGTACGGGCGCGTATGCCCTGGTTTTTTCCGACTGTCGACGCTGGCAGCGGCGGTGTTGTGTTCAACCCTGGCGGGGCCGTCCATGGCCAGGGAAACCGATGAGGCCCGGGTGGATGCCCTGCTGAAAAAGATGACCCTTGACGACAAGTTCAACCTGATCCGCGGCATGACCGAAGCGGATGCTACCAACCAGGGTCAGGCCGGCTACCTGCCGGGCGTACCGCGCCTCGGCGTGCCGGCCCTGCGCATGGCAGACGGGCCACCCGGTATCCTGACCCGCAAGGCCTCGATCATTCCCACCTCGACCATGGGCCTTGCCGCCACCTTCAGCAAACAGGATGCCTTTGATAACGGCACGGTGATTGGCGAGGAAGCAAAGCGCCTGGGCATCGACGTGGCGCTGGAGCCCTTCATCAACATGTTCCGCGACTCGGGCTTTCGGCGCGGCTGGAACACCTATGGCGAAGACCCGCTCCTGACCGGCAGCATGGGCGCTGAATTGATCAAGGGCATCCAGGGCCAGGGCGTGATGGCGCAAGCCAAGCACCTGGTCGGCTACGACATGACCGGCTTTGACGTGAGCATCCCCGAGCAAGCCCTGCACGAGGTGTACCTGGCTCCGTTCCAGGACGCCGTTGACGCCGGCGTAGCGTCAATCATGTGCTCCTACAACAAGCTCAACGGCGAATTCGCCTGCGGCAACGAACAATTGCTGGAACAGGTGCTGCGCAAGCAGATGGGCTTCAAGGGCTTTGTCACCTCTGACTGGGGCGGCGTGCACAGTGCGCAATACATCAAGCGGGGCATGGACATGGAGATGCCCGGGCGCATCGATGAACAGCACCCATTCTGGGACATCATGCGTTCCTACTACGACGACACCGAGCAGCAACAGCCTGCGCTGCACACGTCCATGGGCAGCATGAAAAAGGTCTTCGCTCGGCCCATGCCGGAGGAGTGGATGGTCGGCCAGCGGCCAAACGTGCTGCTGGGGCAATTCCCCAACGACGAGAAGCCGAGCAACCTGTTTGAAGCCCTGCGGGATAAAACCGTCAGGGAACAGGACATCGACACGGCCGCCAGGCGCGTGCTCGGGCAGATGGAGCGTTTCGGCCTGTTGGACAAGGGCAGCCACCAGCCACAGTCGACCCCGATGGTTGCCGGGTTGTCCGCCATCGTGCGCCGCACCAGTGAGCATTCGGCGGTGCTGCTGAAAAACCAGGACAACGTACTGCCGCTATCGAAGGACGACCTCACGGGCATAGCGATGATCGGCCCGGGCGCTGTCCAGCCCGTTGCGCTGGGAGTTTCAGCCGAGCACGCGATCGGCATGCCGCAGCTACAAGTCGGGCCGGCCACTGCACTAAAGGCAATCGAACCGAATGCCGCGATTAGCGTGACGGTGGCCAATGACATGACCGGCGTCGTGATTCCGGCAGACCGGGTTTCGTTCGATGGCAAGCCAGGTTGGGTTAGAGTCGAGGAGGGGCAGAACCAGCGTGACCAACAACTGCAGTTCACTGGCGCGAATGCCCTGGCGGCAAACACCTTGCCAAGCTGGAAAACCCACCTGACCATCGATCAGGAAGGCGACTACAACCTCAACCTGCACATGCTTGGCGCCGGTGCCGTGCTGAAGGTCGACGGGAAAATCATCGGTGAAAGCAGCTCGTTGAAAAACGCCCTGCACGGTGATGTGGTGCATCCGGGGCAGGATGCCCTGATGCCAACCACCGATGGCCTCAACAACGTGCGGCGGATGGTCAAGCTCAGCCGTGGCGAACATCTGATTGAAGTCAGCACCTATAACGACACGTCTGGTGAACCGGTTCAAGTACGCCTGGCGTGGGTCACGCCTGCCATGCGCGAAGCCAACCGGGCGCAGGCGCTGGCTGCTGCCCGCAGCGCGAAGAAGGTCGTATTTTTTGCCTGGGCGCGTACCGACCCACAGTTTGGTTTGCCGGGCGACCAGGACAAACTGATCGAAGAAATCGCCGCGATCAATCCCAATCTCGTAGTGGTGCTCAACACCAGCAGCCCGGTCGCGATGCCATGGCTGGACAAGGTCAAGGGCCTGGTGCAGATGTGGTGGACAGGTGATGAAGGCGGCCCTGCGACTGCGAACATCCTCACCGGCCGCAGCAACCCTGCAGGCCGCCTGCCGTTTACCTGGGCCCGCAGCCTGCAGGACTATCCCGCCACCGATCCCAAGTACCCCGAGCGTGGCCAGCAACTGGATGGCGTGGTCAGTTACACCGAGGGCGTCAATATCGGCTACCGCTGGTTTGAGTCGCAGCATAAGGCACCGCTGTTCCCATTCGGTTATGGGTTGTCCTATAGCCGCTTCGATTACAGCGCGCTGCAAACCTATCGCCTGGGCAATGGCGACCTCAAGGTTGATTTCAAACTGACCAACAGTGGTGGCGTTGCGGGGGATGAAGTACCGCAGCTGTACCTGAGTGCACCGCAACACAAGGTCGAAGGTGCCGAGTTCGCGCCGCAGACCCTGGTCGGGTTTGATCGGGTCAGCCTCAAGGCCGGGGAGACTCGGGCGGTGTCCATCACCGTGCCGCTGCGCAAGCTCCAGTATTGGGCGGTGAAGACCCAATCCTGGGAGCTGCCGCGAGGCCAGCGCACCTTGAAACTCGCCAGTGCGTCGGACAACGTGAGGGCCAGCCACGTCGTCTCGTTCTGA
- a CDS encoding M20 aminoacylase family protein, with the protein MKILAEIEQIQDEMIAIRRAIHAHPELGFEEFATSDLVAQKLEEWGFEVHRGLAGTGVVGQLRNGDGARIGLRADMDALPIAEETGLEYASTQPGKMHACGHDGHTATLLAAAKVLANTRRFSGTLNVIFQPAEEGLGGAREMVEQGLFELFPCDAIFAMHNMPGFPQGKLGFLAGPFMASSDTATITLNGVGGHGAVPHKTVDPVVIAATLTLCLQSVVSRNIDPLDTAIVSVGSIHAGSAANVIPASAKLLVSVRSLRADTRDLLQTRITTLAQHIAQSYGGNADVHYNRRYPVLVNDEAETELARSAALEWCGEDGLIENMRPLTGSEDFAFMLAKCPGSYLIIGNGDSAENVMCHHPKFDFNDQCLLVGASYWVKLVEKMLKHTAAVN; encoded by the coding sequence ATGAAGATTCTGGCAGAGATCGAACAGATTCAGGACGAGATGATAGCCATCAGGCGCGCTATCCACGCTCATCCGGAATTGGGCTTCGAGGAGTTTGCAACCAGTGACCTGGTGGCGCAAAAACTTGAGGAATGGGGCTTCGAGGTGCATCGCGGCCTGGCCGGCACCGGCGTAGTAGGGCAATTGCGCAACGGTGACGGCGCGCGCATAGGCTTGCGGGCCGACATGGACGCGCTGCCGATTGCCGAGGAGACGGGCCTGGAATACGCTAGCACCCAGCCCGGCAAAATGCACGCCTGCGGCCATGATGGTCACACCGCCACACTGCTGGCAGCGGCCAAAGTCTTGGCCAACACCCGACGCTTCAGCGGCACCCTGAACGTGATCTTCCAGCCGGCGGAAGAAGGCTTGGGCGGCGCCCGTGAAATGGTCGAACAGGGTTTGTTTGAGCTGTTTCCGTGCGATGCGATCTTCGCCATGCACAATATGCCGGGCTTCCCCCAGGGCAAGCTGGGCTTTCTCGCCGGGCCGTTCATGGCCTCATCCGACACGGCGACGATCACCCTGAACGGCGTGGGAGGGCATGGAGCAGTGCCCCACAAGACAGTGGATCCGGTAGTGATCGCGGCTACTTTGACCTTGTGCCTGCAAAGTGTGGTATCGCGCAATATCGACCCACTGGACACCGCAATCGTCAGCGTTGGCTCTATTCATGCAGGTTCCGCTGCAAATGTGATCCCGGCATCCGCCAAGCTGCTGGTCAGCGTTCGGTCATTGCGAGCCGACACTCGCGACCTGCTGCAAACCCGCATTACTACCCTGGCGCAGCACATCGCACAGAGTTACGGCGGCAACGCAGACGTGCATTACAACCGGCGTTACCCGGTACTGGTCAATGATGAGGCGGAGACGGAACTGGCCCGCAGTGCAGCTCTGGAATGGTGCGGGGAAGACGGCCTGATCGAGAATATGCGCCCGCTCACAGGCAGCGAAGACTTCGCCTTTATGTTGGCGAAATGCCCGGGCTCCTACCTGATCATCGGCAATGGCGACAGTGCGGAGAACGTCATGTGTCACCATCCCAAATTCGACTTCAACGACCAGTGCCTTTTGGTCGGCGCGTCCTACTGGGTCAAGCTGGTGGAAAAAATGCTCAAGCACACTGCTGCTGTCAATTGA
- a CDS encoding LysR family transcriptional regulator, protein MKTNQFTALVAVAETGSIRSAAKSVGLTQAAITRTLRDLEQQQGVELLERTHTGVRFTEAGKSLLHHARLILSEIEKAKADLNLIRSGQAERLRIAVSPFINFSFLPECLSLYQQEYPHVFLEVFEGLHGISVPQLRDGYLDFAVIQASNFITENEFSIEPLFSYQAHVVGRKDHPLRHSSSIDELNAMKWLANYPPSLHNTFISDLNREFRLSPPPSHVVSVHSAGILLPVLLQTDSLTVLPDLLLKSACFADAVAPLSAFKGSKSRILGVVSRRGNVRSKAATAFIGVLKQVIKQHARNPGSRFSERLSPKDLFF, encoded by the coding sequence ATGAAAACCAACCAGTTCACCGCTTTGGTGGCGGTCGCCGAAACCGGGAGCATCCGCAGCGCGGCCAAATCCGTCGGCCTGACCCAGGCCGCAATCACCCGCACCTTGCGTGATCTGGAGCAGCAACAAGGGGTGGAATTGCTGGAGCGCACCCACACCGGCGTGCGTTTTACCGAGGCTGGCAAAAGCCTGCTGCACCACGCGCGCCTGATACTCAGCGAGATTGAAAAGGCCAAGGCCGACCTGAACCTGATTCGCAGCGGGCAGGCCGAACGCCTGCGTATTGCCGTCTCGCCGTTTATCAACTTCAGCTTTCTGCCGGAATGCCTGAGCCTCTACCAGCAAGAGTACCCCCACGTATTCCTCGAGGTGTTCGAGGGGCTGCACGGCATTTCGGTGCCGCAGCTTCGGGACGGCTATCTGGATTTCGCGGTGATCCAGGCCAGTAATTTCATTACCGAAAACGAGTTCTCCATCGAACCGCTGTTTTCTTATCAGGCCCATGTGGTGGGGCGTAAAGACCATCCGCTACGGCACTCCAGTTCCATTGATGAACTGAATGCCATGAAGTGGCTGGCGAACTACCCGCCTTCGCTGCACAACACGTTTATCAGCGATCTGAACCGGGAGTTTCGCCTGTCACCCCCGCCCAGTCATGTGGTGAGCGTGCACTCGGCGGGGATTTTGCTGCCGGTGCTGTTGCAGACGGACTCGCTGACTGTATTGCCTGACTTATTGCTCAAATCCGCGTGTTTTGCCGATGCGGTTGCGCCGTTGAGTGCGTTCAAAGGCTCCAAATCAAGGATCCTCGGCGTGGTCAGCCGCCGGGGTAACGTGCGCAGCAAAGCTGCAACTGCCTTCATCGGTGTGTTGAAGCAGGTCATCAAGCAACACGCCAGGAATCCCGGTTCACGGTTCAGCGAGAGGCTGTCGCCGAAGGATTTGTTCTTTTGA